One Cucurbita pepo subsp. pepo cultivar mu-cu-16 chromosome LG09, ASM280686v2, whole genome shotgun sequence DNA window includes the following coding sequences:
- the LOC111801619 gene encoding cytochrome P450 71B19-like: MSFLHFPPWLPLILFFSLLFIILKEKVAANRKKGNFPPSPPKLPIIGNLHQLGKLPHRSLWRLSQRYGPIISLSLGSVETTIISSVETARALMKTHDLQSCSRPQTQAVKKFTYNSLDIVFSPYGDYWREIRKICILEIFSMKRVLSYKPIREQEVGLLIESISQSASCGAVVDLTEKSIALTAGVIFRIAFGMRFRGDEFHELVSEAEALIGSYSASELFPIPFVGKIIDWFSGRYARLERVFNEINTLFQNVIDEHLRPQRSKPEQDDIIDVLLAINKKQLESCTVVNTQEGIKAILLNIFLAGLDTGSITLVWAMAELAKNPKLMKKAQEEIRNYVGNRGKVTEKDIEELPYLKMIMKETLRLHPPAPLLIPREIISHFKIEGYDFYPKTMVQVNVWAIGRDPTYWKDPEEFLPERFEESSIDYKGQHFEFLPFGAGRRICPGMNLGVKTVELALANLLYHFNWKLPEGMKEEDLDMEETSGLSLTIYKKLPLKLVPIPYRP; encoded by the exons ATGTCTTTCCTTCATTTCCCTCCATGGCTTCCCctcatcctcttcttctctttactTTTCATCATCCTCAAAGAGAAAGTAGCTGCAAATAGAAAGAAGGGTAATTTTCCCCCAAGCCCTCCAAAGCTTCCAATCATAGGAAACTTGCACCAACTTGGCAAGCTCCCACATAGATCCCTATGGCGCCTCTCTCAGCGTTACGGTCCAATTATCAGCCTAAGCCTCGGTAGTGTAGAAACCACCATCATATCCTCTGTCGAGACAGCTCGTGCTCTCATGAAAACCCACGATCTTCAAAGCTGTAGTAGACCACAAACTCAAGCAGTTAAAAAATTCACTTACAATTCTCTTGATATTGTGTTTTCGCCTTATGGTGATTATTGGCGAGAGATACGAAAAATTTGTATACTTGAGATTTTCAGTATGAAGAGGGTGTTATCTTACAAACCCATTAGAGAGCAAGAAGTTGGTTTGTTGATTGAATCGATTTCCCAATCTGCTTCTTGTGGAGCTGTTGTTGATCTTACTGAGAAGTCCATTGCTCTCACGGCTGgtgttatttttagaattgCTTTTGGGATGCGGTTTAGGGGGGATGAATTTCATGAGCTTGTGAGTGAAGCTGAGGCCTTGATAGGAAGCTATAGTGCTTCTGAGCTTTTTCCTATTCCTTTTGTAGGGAAGATCATTGATTGGTTCAGTGGACGATATGCTAGACTTGAAAGGGTTTTTAACGAGATCAATACCTTGTTTCAAAATGTGATTGATGAACATCTTCGTCCTCAAAGGTCTAAACCAGAGCAAGATGATATCATTGATGTGCTTTTAGCTATTAATAAAAAGCAACTTGAATCTTGCACGGTTGTCAACACCCAAGAAGGCATCAAAGCCATTCTTTTG AACATATTTTTAGCAGGATTAGACACGGGTTCAATTACACTAGTTTGGGCGATGGCAGAACTCGCAAAGAACCcaaaattgatgaagaaaGCTCAAGAAGAAATCAGAAACTATGTGGGAAACAGAGGAAAGGTAACAGAGAAAGACATAGAAGAGCTTCCATAtctaaaaatgataatgaaagaGACACTAAGACTACACCCACCAGCACCTCTTCTTATTCCAAGAGAAATCATTTCCCATTTCAAAATAGAAGGCTACGATTTTTACCCGAAAACAATGGTTCAAGTGAATGTTTGGGCAATCGGACGAGACCCCACATACTGGAAAGACCCAGAAGAGTTCCTTCCAGAGAGATTTGAAGAGAGCTCAATTGATTACAAAGGACAACACTTTGAGTTCTTGCCGTTCGGGGCTGGTCGAAGGATTTGCCCAGGGATGAATTTGGGGGTGAAGACCGTGGAGCTCGCTTTGGCGAATCTTTTGTACCATTTTAATTGGAAGTTACCGGAGGGGATGAAGGAGGAGGACTTGGACATGGAAGAGACTTCGGGTTTGAGTCTCACCATCTACAAAAAGTTGCCCCTCAAACTTGTACCAATTCCATATCGTCCATGA
- the LOC111802053 gene encoding cytochrome P450 71B34-like — MSFLHFPPWLPLIIFLSSLFFVLKWKAANRRKRNFLRPPSPPKLPIIGNLHQLGKLPHKSLWHLSRIYGPIMSLNLGRIETIIISSAETARALLKTHDLQSCNRPQTHAIKKFSYNFLDIGFSPYSSYWREIRKICMLEFFSMKRVLSYEPIREQEVGLIIESISQSASCGAVVDLSEKSIALTTGVIFRIAFGKRFEGDGFNELISEVEAEIGSYSASEFFSAPFVGEVFDWFSGREARHERIFNEMDALFQEVIDEHLCPERAKPEQDDIIDVLLAISKKQAGSYPVVITQENIKAILFNIFVAGLDTGSITIVWAMTELAKNSKVMKKAQEEIRNYVGNKRKVTERDIEELPYLKMIVKETLRLHPPAPLLPRETISHFKIGDYDFYPKSIVQVNVWAIGRDPTCWTDPEEFLPERFTESSIDYKGQHFEFLPFGAGRRICPGLNMGVKTVELALANLLYHFDWKLPNGMKKEDLDMEKNSGLSLTIHKKLPLKLVPILYHP, encoded by the exons ATGTCTTTCCTTCATTTCCCTCCATGGCTTCCTCTCATCATCTTTCTCTCTTCACTTTTCTTCGTCCTAAAATGGAAAGCAGCAAATAGAAGAAAGCGTAATTTTCTTCGTCCCCCAAGCCCGCCGAAGCTTCCAATTATTGGAAACTTGCATCAACTTGGCAAGCTCCCACACAAATCCCTATGGCACCTCTCTCGAATTTACGGTCCCATTATGAGCCTCAACTTAGGCCGTATAGAAaccatcatcatatcatctgCCGAGACTGCTCGTGCCCTCCTGAAAACTCACGATCTTCAAAGCTGCAACAGACCACAAACACATGCTATCAAAAAATTCTCTTACAATTTCCTTGACATTGGATTTTCCCCTTACAGTAGTTACTGGCGAGAGATACGCAAAATTTGTATGCTTGAGTTTTTTAGTATGAAGAGAGTGTTATCTTACGAACCCATTAGAGAGCAAGAAGTTGGGTTAATTATTGAATCAATTTCACAATCGGCTTCTTGTGGAGCTGTTGTTGATCTTAGTGAGAAGTCCATTGCTCTCACTACTGgtgttatttttagaattgCATTTGGGAAGCGGTTTGAAGGGGATGGATTTAATGAGCTTATAAGTGAAGTTGAGGCTGAGATCGGAAGCTATAGTGCTTCTGAGTTTTTTTCAGCTCCTTTTGTGGGAGAGGTATTTGATTGGTTTAGTGGTCGAGAAGCTAGACATGAAAGGATTTTTAACGAGATGGATGCTCTGTTTCAAGAGGTGATTGATGAACATCTTTGTCCTGAGAGGGCTAAGCCAGAACAAGATGATATCATTGATGTGCTTTTGGCTATTAGTAAAAAGCAAGCTGGATCTTACCCTGTTGTCATTACCCAAGAAAACATCAAAGCCATTCTTTTT AACATATTTGTGGCAGGATTAGACACTGGTTCAATTACAATAGTCTGGGCAATGACAGAACTCGCAAAAAACTCAAAAGTGATGAAGAAAGCTcaagaagaaattagaaactATGTGGGAAACAAACGAAAGGTAACAGAGAGAGACATAGAAGAGCTtccatatttgaaaatgatagtGAAAGAGACGCTAAGACTACATCCACCAGCACCTCTTCTTCCAAGAGAAACCATTTCTCATTTCAAAATTGGAGACTATGATTTTTACCCAAAATCGATAGTTCAAGTGAACGTTTGGGCAATTGGACGAGACCCCACATGCTGGACAGACCCAGAAGAGTTCCTTCCAGAAAGATTTACAGAGAGCTCGATTGATTACAAAGGACAACATTTTGAGTTCTTGCCATTCGGGGCTGGTCGGAGGATATGCCCGGGGTTGAATATGGGGGTGAAAACGGTGGAGTTGGCTTTAGCAAATCTTTTGTACCATTTTGATTGGAAGCTGCCCAATGgaatgaaaaaggaagatttggaCATGGAAAAGAATTCGGGTTTGAGTCTCACCATCCACAAAAAGTTGCCTCTCAAGCTTGTACCAATTTTATACCATCCATGA
- the LOC111802054 gene encoding cytochrome P450 71B2-like, translating into MAELVKNPQLMKKAQDPKLTKKAQEEIRNNVGNKRKVTRERHRITSMFENDSKRDTETTSPVPILIPREIISHFKIEGTDFYPKIMVQVNVSAIGRDPTYWKDLEEFLPDRFEESSIDYKEQHFEFLPFEAGRRIYPKLNLGVKTVELALANLLYYFNWRLPEGMKEEDLDMEETSGLSLSIYKKLPLKLKVILC; encoded by the coding sequence ATGGCAGAACTCGTAAAGAACCCACAATTAATGAAGAAAGCTCAAGACCCAAAACTGACGAAGAAAGCTCAAGAAGAAATCAGAAACAATGTGGgaaataaacgaaaagtaACCAGAGAAAGACATAGAATAACTTCcatgtttgaaaatgatagTAAAAGAGACACTGAGACTACATCACCCGTACCTATTCTTATTCCAAGAGAAATAATATCCCACTTCAAAATAGAAGGCACGGATTTTTACCCAAAAATAATGGTTCAAGTGAACGTTTCGGCAATTGGACGAGACCCCACATACTGGAAAGACCTAGAAGAGTTCCTTCCAGATAGATTTGAAGAGAGCTCGATTGATTACAAAGAACAACACTTTGAGTTCTTGCCGTTCGAAGCAGGTCGAAGGATTTACCCGAAATTGAATTTGGGGGTGAAGACGGTGGAGTTGGCTTTGGCGAatcttttgtattattttaattggaGGTTACCGGAGGGAATGAAAGAGGAGGACTTGGACATGGAAGAGACATCGGGTTTGAGTCTCAGCATCTACAAAAAGTTGCCTCTCAAACTTAAAGTTATTTTGTGCTAG
- the LOC111801584 gene encoding cytochrome P450 71B10-like, translating into MSFLNFPPWLPLIIFLSSLFIILKWKAAANRRKRNLPPSPPKLPIIGNLHQLGELPHKSLWRLSQRYGPIMSLSLGGVETTIVSSAETARALMKTHDLQSCSRPQTQSVKKLTYNFLDIAYSPYSDYWREMRKICILELFNIKRVLSFEPVREQEVGLLIESISQSASCGVVVDLTEKSTTLTTGIIFRIAFGKTFKGDGFHELVNEAEAVLGSYNASEFFPVPFVGKVIDWFSGQEARLERVFNEMNVLFQEVIDEHLHPMRPKPKQDDIIDVLLAISKKQVESCTVVITHENIKAILMNIFLAGIETSSSTLVWAMAELAKNPTLMKKAQGEIRNHVGNKRKVIETDLKELPYLKMIVKETLRLHPPVPLLVPRETISHFKIEDYNFYPKTMVQVNIWAIGRDPTYWKDPEKFLPERFVESSIDYKGQHFEFLPFGAGRRICPGLNMGMKNVELGLANLLYHFDWKLPNGMKEEELDMEENSGLSLTLHKKLPLKLVPILYHP; encoded by the exons ATGTCTTTCCTTAATTTCCCTCCATGGCTTCCTCTCATCATCTTCCTCTCTTCACTTTTCATCATCCTAAAATGGAAAGCAGCTGCAAATAGAAGAAAGCGTAATCTTCCCCCAAGCCCACCGAAGCTTCCGATCATTGGAAACTTGCATCAACTTGGTGAGCTCCCACACAAATCCCTATGGCGTCTCTCTCAGCGTTACGGTCCCATTATGAGTCTCAGCCTTGGCGGTGTAGAAACCACCATCGTATCCTCTGCCGAGACGGCTCGTGCCCTCATGAAAACCCACGATCTTCAAAGTTGTAGTAGACCACAAACTCAATCAGTCAAAAAACTCACTTACAATTTTCTTGACATTGCGTATTCACCTTATAGTGATTACTGGCGAGAGATGCGCAAGATTTGTATACTTGAGCTTTTCAATATAAAGAGGGTGTTATCTTTCGAACCTGTTAGAGAGCAAGAAGTTGGTTTGCTAATTGAATCGATTTCGCAATCAGCTTCTTGTGGAGTTGTTGTTGATCTTACTGAGAAGTCCACTACTCTTACTACTggtattatttttagaattgcTTTTGGGAAAACTTTTAAAGGGGATGGATTTCATGAGCTTGTGAATGAAGCTGAAGCCGTATTAGGAAGCTATAATGCTTCCGAGTTTTTTCCTGTTCCTTTTGTGGGGAAGGTAATTGATTGGTTTAGTGGCCAAGAAGCTAGACTTGAGAGAGTTTTTAATGAGATGAATGTTCTGTTTCAAGAAGTGATTGATGAACATCTTCATCCTATGAGGCCTAAGCCAAAACAAGATGATATCATTGATGTGCTTTTGGCGATAAGTAAAAAGCAAGTTGAATCTTGCACCGTTGTCATTACCCATGAAAACATCAAAGCTATTCTTATG aatatatttttagcaGGAATAGAGACGAGTTCAAGTACATTAGTGTGGGCAATGGCTGAACTTGCGAAAAACCCAACATTGATGAAGAAAGCTCAAGGAGAAATTAGAAATCACGtgggaaacaaaagaaaggtaATAGAGACAGACTTAAAAGAGCTTCCATATCTGAAAATGATTGTGAAAGAGACACTAAGATTACATCCACCTGTGCCTCTTCTTGTTCCAAGAGAAACCATTtcccatttcaaaattgaagactACAATTTTTACCCAAAAACAATGGTTCAAGTAAATATTTGGGCAATTGGGCGAGACCCCACATATTGGAAAGACCCAGAAAAGTTTCTTCCAGAGAGATTTGTAGAGAGCTCGATTGATTACAAAGGACAACATTTTGAGTTCTTGCCGTTTGGGGCTGGTCGGAGGATATGCCCAGGGTTGAATATGGGCATGAAAAATGTGGAGTTGGGTTTAGCAAATCTTTTGTACCATTTTGATTGGAAGCTGCCGAATGGGATGAAGGAGGAGGAGTTGGACATGGAAGAGAATTCGGGTTTGAGTCTCACCCTCCATAAAAAGTTGCCTCTCAAACTTGTACCAATTTTATAC CATCCATGA
- the LOC111801583 gene encoding cytochrome P450 71B10-like, translating to MSFLNFPPWLPLIIFLSSLFIILKWKAAANRRKRNLPPSPPKLPIIGNLHQLGELPHKSLWRLSQRYGPIMSLSLGGVETTIVSSAETARALMKTHDLQSCSRPQTQSVKKLTYNFLDIAYSPYSDYWREMRKICILELFNIKRVLSFEPVREQEVGLLIESISQSASCGVVVDLTEKSTTLTTGIIFRIAFGKTFKGDGFHELVNEAEAVLGSYNASEFFPVPFVGKVIDWFSGQEARLERVFNEMNVLFQEVIDEHLHPMRPKPKQDDIIDVLLAISKKQVESCTVVITHENIKAILMNIFLAGIETSSSTLVWAMAELAKNPTLMKKAQGEIRNHVGNKRKVIETDLKELPYLKMIVKETLRLHPPVPLLVPRETISHFKIEDYNFYPKTMVQVNIWAIGRDPTYWKDPEKFLPERFVESSIDYKGQHFEFLPFGAGRRICPGLNMGMKNVELGLANLLYHFDWKLPNGMKEEELDMEENSGLSLTLHKKLPLKLVPILYHP from the exons ATGTCTTTCCTTAATTTCCCTCCATGGCTTCCTCTCATCATCTTCCTCTCTTCACTTTTCATCATCCTAAAATGGAAAGCAGCTGCAAATAGAAGAAAGCGTAATCTTCCCCCAAGCCCACCGAAGCTTCCGATCATTGGAAACTTGCATCAACTTGGTGAGCTCCCACACAAATCCCTATGGCGTCTCTCTCAGCGTTACGGTCCCATTATGAGTCTCAGCCTTGGCGGTGTAGAAACCACCATCGTATCCTCTGCCGAGACGGCTCGTGCCCTCATGAAAACCCACGATCTTCAAAGTTGTAGTAGACCACAAACTCAATCAGTCAAAAAACTCACTTACAATTTTCTTGACATTGCGTATTCACCTTATAGTGATTACTGGCGAGAGATGCGCAAGATTTGTATACTTGAGCTTTTCAATATAAAGAGGGTGTTATCTTTCGAACCTGTTAGAGAGCAAGAAGTTGGTTTGCTAATTGAATCGATTTCGCAATCAGCTTCTTGTGGAGTTGTTGTTGATCTTACTGAGAAGTCCACTACTCTTACTACTggtattatttttagaattgcTTTTGGGAAAACTTTTAAAGGGGATGGATTTCATGAGCTTGTGAATGAAGCTGAAGCCGTATTAGGAAGCTATAATGCTTCCGAGTTTTTTCCTGTTCCTTTTGTGGGGAAGGTAATTGATTGGTTTAGTGGCCAAGAAGCTAGACTTGAGAGAGTTTTTAATGAGATGAATGTTCTGTTTCAAGAAGTGATTGATGAACATCTTCATCCTATGAGGCCTAAGCCAAAACAAGATGATATCATTGATGTGCTTTTGGCGATAAGTAAAAAGCAAGTTGAATCTTGCACCGTTGTCATTACCCATGAAAACATCAAAGCTATTCTTATG aatatatttttagcaGGAATAGAGACGAGTTCAAGTACATTAGTGTGGGCAATGGCTGAACTTGCGAAAAACCCAACATTGATGAAGAAAGCTCAAGGAGAAATTAGAAATCACGtgggaaacaaaagaaaggtaATAGAGACAGACTTAAAAGAGCTTCCATATCTGAAAATGATTGTGAAAGAGACACTAAGATTACATCCACCTGTGCCTCTTCTTGTTCCAAGAGAAACCATTtcccatttcaaaattgaagactACAATTTTTACCCAAAAACAATGGTTCAAGTAAATATTTGGGCAATTGGGCGAGACCCCACATATTGGAAAGACCCAGAAAAGTTTCTTCCAGAGAGATTTGTAGAGAGCTCGATTGATTACAAAGGACAACATTTTGAGTTCTTGCCGTTTGGGGCTGGTCGGAGGATATGCCCAGGGTTGAATATGGGCATGAAAAATGTGGAGTTGGGTTTAGCAAATCTTTTGTACCATTTTGATTGGAAGCTGCCGAATGGGATGAAGGAGGAGGAGTTGGACATGGAAGAGAATTCGGGTTTGAGTCTCACCCTCCATAAAAAGTTGCCTCTCAAACTTGTACCAATTTTATACCATCCATGA
- the LOC111802057 gene encoding cytochrome P450 71B10-like codes for MSLLPFPPWLSLILYLSLLFILLQRKAAANRKKGHFPPSPPKLPIIGNLHQFGKLPHKSLWRLSKLYGPVISLSLGNIEIIVILSAETARALLKTHDLQSCNKPQTHSIKKLTYNFLDIAFSPYGDYWREIRKICMIELFSMKRVLSYEPIREQEVHLLIESILQSASCGTAVDLSEKSIALTTGVISRIAFGKQFKGDGFHELVSEAEALLGSYSASEFFPTPFVGKIIDWLSGREARLERVFNEINALFQEAIDEHIRPKRSKPEQDDIIDVLLAMSKKQAESYTVVITQESIKAILLNIFLAGLDTGSITLVWAMAELVKNPKLMKKAQEEIRNNLGNRRKVTEKDIEQLPYLKMIVKETLRLHPPAPLLIPREVISHFKIEGYDFYPKTMVQVNVWAIGRDPTYWKDPEEFLPERFEESSIDYKGQHFKFLPFGAGRRICPGINLGVKTVELALANLLYHFNWKLPEGMKEEDLDMEETSGLSLTIYKKLPLKVVPISYRP; via the exons ATGTCTCTCCTTCCTTTCCCTCCATGGCTCTCCCTCATCctctatctctctctactTTTCATCCTCCTTCAACGGAAAGCAGCTGCAAATAGGAAAAAGGGTCACTTTCCCCCAAGCCCACCAAAGCTTCCAATCATAGGAAACTTGCACCAATTTGGCAAGCTCCCACACAAATCCCTATGGCGCCTCTCCAAGCTTTACGGTCCCGTTATCAGTCTCAGCCTAGGCAATATAGAAATTATCGTTATATTATCCGCAGAGACCGCTCGTGCCCTCTTgaaaactcatgatcttcaaAGTTGCAACAAACCACAAACCCATTCTATCAAAAAACTCACTTACAATTTCCTTGACATTGCGTTTTCACCTTACGGTGATTATTGGCGGGAGATACGCAAAATTTGTATGATTGAGCTTTTCAGTATGAAGAGAGTGTTATCTTATGAACCCATTAGAGAGCAAGAAGTTCATTTGCTTATTGAATCAATTTTACAATCAGCTTCTTGTGGAACTGCTGTTGATCTTAGTGAGAAATCCATTGCTCTCACTACTGGTGTTATTTCAAGAATTGCATTTGGGAAGCAGTTTAAAGGAGATGGATTTCACGAGCTTGTAAGTGAAGCTGAGGCCCTATTGGGAAGCTATAGTGCTTCTGAGTTTTTTCCTACTCCTTTTGTGGGGAAGATAATTGATTGGCTTAGTGGTCGAGAAGCTAGACTTGAGAGGGTTTTTAATGAGATCAATGCTCTGTTTCAAGAGGCAATTGATGAACATATTCGTCCAAAGAGATCTAAGCCAGAGCAAGATGATATCATTGATGTGCTTTTAGCTATGAGTAAAAAGCAAGCTGAATCTTACACCGTTGTCATTACCCAAGAAAGCATCAAAGCCATTCTTTTG aatatatttttagcaGGATTAGACACGGGTTCAATTACACTAGTTTGGGCAATGGCAGAACTCGTAAAGAACCcaaaattgatgaagaaaGCTCAAGAAGAAATCAGAAACAATTTGGGGAACAGACGAAAGGTAACAGAAAAAGACATAGAACAACTtccatatttgaaaatgatagtGAAAGAGACACTGAGACTACATCCACCTGCACCTCTTCTTATTCCAAGAGAAGTCATTtcccatttcaaaattgaaggcTACGATTTTTACCCAAAAACAATGGTTCAAGTGAATGTTTGGGCAATTGGACGAGACCCCACATACTGGAAAGACCCAGAAGAGTTCCTTCCAGAGAGATTTGAAGAGAGCTCAATTGATTATAAAGGACAACATTTTAAGTTCTTACCGTTTGGGGCTGGTCGGAGGATTTGCCCAGGGATAAATTTAGGGGTGAAGACGGTGGAGCTCGCTTTGGCGAATCTTTTGTACCATTTTAATTGGAAGTTGCCAGAGGGGATGAAGGAGGAGGACTTAGACATGGAAGAGACTTCGGGTTTGAGTCTCACCATCTACAAAAAGTTGCCTCTCAAAGTTGTACCAATTTCGTATCGTCCATGA